TGGTGATGGATGCGGATATCGGCCTGCGCAATCTGGACGTGGTGATGGGGCTGGAGAACCGCATCGTCTTTGATATGGTGGACGTGGCGCGGGGCACCTGCCGCCTCAAGCAGGCGCTGGTTCGCGATAAGCGCTACGAGGGCCTCTATCTGCTGCCCGCATCGCAGAGCTGCGATAAAAACGCGCTTGCGCCCGAGCAGATGCAGCAGATGGTGCAGCAGCTCAAAGAACAGTACGATTACGTGCTGATCGACTGCCCGGCAGGCATCGAACAGGGCTTTCAAAACGCCATTGCGGGCGCGGACGAGGCGCTGGTGGTGGTGGTGCCGGAGGTTTCCTCGGTGCGCGACGCGGACCGCGTCATCGGCCTGCTGGCCGCGGCGGACATGCCCGCGCCCAAGCTGATCGTCAACCGTTACAACCAGCAGCTGGCGCGCAAGGGGGATATGATGAACGAGGCGGACATGCTGGAGGTGCTGGGTGTAAGCAGCCTGGGCGTCGTGCCGGAGGACAACGTGGTGGTCAGAAGCGCCAACATCGGCAGCCCCCTTGCCGCGGGCACAGGCGCCGCCGCACAGGCGGTGCGGGGCATTGCCGCGCTGCTGTGCGGTGAACAGGCGCCCGCGGTGGCCCCGCAGGGCTGGCGCTTCAAGATGCGCCGCCTGTTTAGCAAAGGAGCGTGACGCGCCGAGATGTGGAGACGAATCTGGAACCGCATCCGCGGATGTAAAAAGACAAGCGATGTGGCGCGCGAGCGCCTCAAAGCCACGCTGCTGCGTGACCGGGCGGACCAGGCGCTCGGCCTGGAACGCTTCAAGCCCGCGCTTGCGGCGGCGCTTGCCCCCTACTTTGTGGTGGCACAGGACGCCGTGCGCCTGCGCATGCAGTTTGACGGCGCGGACGCCTGCCTGGTGGCGGAGATGCCGCTGGAACGCGTGGGCGCGATGCTGCCCAATCACTAAAAAAGCCAAATCCCCGCAGCCACGGGGGCGTGCGGGGGCTTTTTCCGCCCCAGCATGCGAAAAAAGTCGATCCATATGGAAAAAACACAAAGGATGTAGAGCATGGCCTGGAGAAAACGGGATTTGCGCCGGGAAATCCGCGCGCTGGATTACTTTTTGATATTGATCGTCATCGCCATCGTCACCTTCAGCCTGGTGAGCATCGGCAACGCCATGGCGCCCGCCGAGGCGGGGGAAAAGGAGGGCTTTGCCAAGGTGCTGGCCATCTTTGACGTACGCTATGTGCGCCTGCAGACCCTGTGGTTTGCCGCAGGTCTGGCGCTGATGCTCATCGTAACCTTTGCCTTTGATTACCAGGTGTACGGCAAGCTCTACATGGCGATCTACGTGGTCAACGTGCTGATGCTGGCGGTGCTGCTGATCATGGAAAAGGCCACGCGCGGCGCGGTGAGCTGGTTTAAGGTGTTCGGCGACCGGGGCATCCAGCCCTCGGAGTTTGCCAAAATCGCCATCATCATCTTCCTTGCGAAGGCCCTCTCCAAGTACGATGGCAGGATCACCAAGGTGCGCGAGGTGTTTGTGCCGCTGCTGCTGTTTGTGGTGCCCTTCATCCTGATTGTGATGCAGCCCGATCTGGGCACCGCCATGGTGTACATCGCGATTCTGATTGGCATGCTCTTTGTGGCGGGCATCAACTGGAAGCTGATGCTCATGGGCCTGGCCGGCGCGGCGGTGGCCATCCCGTTTGCGTGGCAGTTTATCCTGACAAATGAGCAGCGCAGCCGCATCCAGGTGTACTTCAACGTATCGGGCGACGTCAACAACGAGGCCTACCACCTGGCAAAATCCGAGATGGCCATCGGCTCGGGCCAGATGTGGGGCAAGGGCCTATTTGCAAGCGGATCGCTTAGCCAGCTGGATTACGTGCCTGACCAGCACACGGACTTTATCTTCTCCGTCACCGCCGAGGCGTTCGGCTTTGTGGGGGCGGCGATCCTCATCGGGCTGTACCTGCTGCTCATCGGGCGGCTGATCTTTATGGCCGCCAAAACGGAGGACCGCTTCGGC
Above is a window of Maliibacterium massiliense DNA encoding:
- the minD gene encoding septum site-determining protein MinD, coding for MGKAIVITSGKGGVGKTTITANLGVALALRGKQVVVMDADIGLRNLDVVMGLENRIVFDMVDVARGTCRLKQALVRDKRYEGLYLLPASQSCDKNALAPEQMQQMVQQLKEQYDYVLIDCPAGIEQGFQNAIAGADEALVVVVPEVSSVRDADRVIGLLAAADMPAPKLIVNRYNQQLARKGDMMNEADMLEVLGVSSLGVVPEDNVVVRSANIGSPLAAGTGAAAQAVRGIAALLCGEQAPAVAPQGWRFKMRRLFSKGA
- a CDS encoding cell division topological specificity factor MinE, with translation MWRRIWNRIRGCKKTSDVARERLKATLLRDRADQALGLERFKPALAAALAPYFVVAQDAVRLRMQFDGADACLVAEMPLERVGAMLPNH
- the rodA gene encoding rod shape-determining protein RodA, with protein sequence MAWRKRDLRREIRALDYFLILIVIAIVTFSLVSIGNAMAPAEAGEKEGFAKVLAIFDVRYVRLQTLWFAAGLALMLIVTFAFDYQVYGKLYMAIYVVNVLMLAVLLIMEKATRGAVSWFKVFGDRGIQPSEFAKIAIIIFLAKALSKYDGRITKVREVFVPLLLFVVPFILIVMQPDLGTAMVYIAILIGMLFVAGINWKLMLMGLAGAAVAIPFAWQFILTNEQRSRIQVYFNVSGDVNNEAYHLAKSEMAIGSGQMWGKGLFASGSLSQLDYVPDQHTDFIFSVTAEAFGFVGAAILIGLYLLLIGRLIFMAAKTEDRFGQLLITGVMSMFFFHVFQNIGMTMGLMPITGIPLPLMSYGGSSMWTNMIALGLVLNVYCKRTRIRYDKEMLGFEYRADSPR